TTAAAACTGTGGGTACTTTTGATGTGCACCTTCGTCTAAAAGAAGATGTTGCAGCAACCTTCAAGCTCAAAATTGAGGGAGAGACCAAAGTTCAAGAACCGAAGCCGAAGGTCGAGGTTGTAGATGAAGAGCAAGAAGAGGCCCTTGCAGCTGCTGAAGGTTCTGAAGAGACATCTGATGACCTTCCAATGCGCAGCGAGCGGGAAAAAGAGATGAAAGAAGAACTGGAAGAGCGCTCTAAAGAGTGAAGCTCTATTCTCCAGCGAAGCTCAATCTCTTTTTTCGCGTCTTAAAAAAACGTGATGATGGCTTTCATGAGATTGCAAGTCTCATGCAGGCCATCTCTCTTTGTGACACACTTCAGTTTGACTTAGCAGATGCGGACTCTTTGACCTGCACTGATCCTCAAATCCCCACAGACGAAAACAACTTTATCCATAAGGCTCGTAACCTGTTCCGAAAGAAAACAGGATTTGATGTTCCGCTTGCCATCCATGTTGAAAAGAGGATCCCTGCCGAAGGAGGACTCGGTGGGGGTAGTGGCAATATCGCAACGACCCTTTATGCAATGAACCAGCTTTCCGATTTGGGACTTTTGGAAACAAAGCTTGCTGAGTGGGCGGCAGAAATCTCCTCTGATGCGCCTTTCTTTTTTTCCAGCGGTACAGCTTATACGACAGGGCGTGGAGAAATTGTTGAACTTTTAGATCCTTTGCCAACGAAGAATCTCTATCTGGCCAAGTCAAGTGGCCTCGGCCTTTCTACTCCACTTGTTTATAACCATTGCAGGCCCAATGTGAATCTCGATGATCCAATGCATTTGCTAAAGGAAAGAAAGTGGGGGATTAATGATTTAGAGTTTCCGGCATTTTCTCTTCGTCCTGATCTCAAAAAGTTGAAGCAGAACCTGCTTGCTCTTGGGTTCCACTCAGTTGCTATGACAGGAAGCGGCACCGCATTTTTCTGCTTTGGAACAGTTGGAAGTCCATCTCTCCCAGATGTTCAATTTTGGAAGAGCTCATATATTTCTCGAAAGAGAGCACAGTGGTATGAGATTTAAAGGTTGGATTTTTCTTATATTTTTTCAGTTGGGAATGGCAGCGGGGCCTATGACGCATCTTTTTTTGGGCGAAAGGTATTGTGCGCTGCATCAAACCAAGGAGGAGGTAGGGGACTTTTTAGTGGGAACCCTCTTTCCAGATATTCGTTATGTCGCGCATTTCCCTCGAGAATTGACTCATCCTATAGTCCGAGATATCGGGGAGGTGGAAAGCTGCTTCTCCAAGTTTGAGGCGGGGATTAAATTTCATGCATGGGTTGATATTGTTCGTGAAGAATTTGTAGAGCAATCAGGAATTTATGCAAAGGTGAGACCTTATGCTAAAGGGCATGAAGCGACCCTGTTGAAGTTTATTGAAGAGGAGGTTCTTGCAGATCTATATGACGGACGGAAGTGGAGCCCCTACTTTGATGCGTGTTATGAGGCAGAAAAACGATTTACGAATGAAGAAGCAATTCAGCGTTGGCATCAAATGATTCAATATTCCATGGCTTACCGTCCAAGTTGGTTGATTTGGGCTGTTTCGTATTTCAAAAGTCAAGCATTTGGTATTTCGGATGAAACGCTGTATGAGTGGAGCTATCTCCTTCCAGAGTTTGCTCAGGACCCAATTTTTCAGTCGCATGTGAAAAATTTTTTGGCCTGTGTCCAGGCAAAAATGGAAGAACCTCTTTCCAAATAGTCAAAGGTATGCCATCATCTACAGGTGATGAAGACTAAGATTTATGATGATCAGTTGATAGTTGTGACGGGTGCCGCTGGTTTTATTGGGTCGGCAATGGTTCGTTACCTTAACGACCAAGGATATTATAACCTCCTTCTTGTTGATGATTTTCGAAGCAGCATTAAGTGGATGAATCTGCGGAATAAGCGGTTCGTTGATTTTGTCTCTCGCGATGATATCTTTGACTACTTGGACGGTCGAGAGCAGGAGATAGAAGCTTTTGTCCATATGGGGGCTTGTTCGAGCACTGTCAAGTCTGATGGTGACTATTTCATGAAGACCAACTACCGTTTTTCGATAAAGCTTGCTGAGTATGCCCTTGAGCACGACCATCGTTTTATCTATGCCTCTTCAGCAGCAACTTATGGGGATGGATGTCTAGGCTTTGCTGATGACGTAGGGATGCTCGACGATTTGAAGCCTTTGAATTTATATGGTTTTTCAAAACAGATGTTTGATAAGTGGCTTCATGAGCAAGGGGTGCTAGACCAGGTTGTGGGTCTCAAGTTTTTCAATATCTTTGGTCCTAATGAGTATCACAAAGGGCGGATGGCCTCAATGGTGATTCACATGGTTGACCAAATTC
The window above is part of the Candidatus Neptunochlamydia sp. REUL1 genome. Proteins encoded here:
- the ispE gene encoding 4-(cytidine 5'-diphospho)-2-C-methyl-D-erythritol kinase, with protein sequence MKLYSPAKLNLFFRVLKKRDDGFHEIASLMQAISLCDTLQFDLADADSLTCTDPQIPTDENNFIHKARNLFRKKTGFDVPLAIHVEKRIPAEGGLGGGSGNIATTLYAMNQLSDLGLLETKLAEWAAEISSDAPFFFSSGTAYTTGRGEIVELLDPLPTKNLYLAKSSGLGLSTPLVYNHCRPNVNLDDPMHLLKERKWGINDLEFPAFSLRPDLKKLKQNLLALGFHSVAMTGSGTAFFCFGTVGSPSLPDVQFWKSSYISRKRAQWYEI
- the rfaD gene encoding ADP-glyceromanno-heptose 6-epimerase → MKTKIYDDQLIVVTGAAGFIGSAMVRYLNDQGYYNLLLVDDFRSSIKWMNLRNKRFVDFVSRDDIFDYLDGREQEIEAFVHMGACSSTVKSDGDYFMKTNYRFSIKLAEYALEHDHRFIYASSAATYGDGCLGFADDVGMLDDLKPLNLYGFSKQMFDKWLHEQGVLDQVVGLKFFNIFGPNEYHKGRMASMVIHMVDQIHKTGKVRLFKSPDPLQFGDGDQCRDFFYVKDAVKMISLLLKSEIGGIFNVGSGEANTWNAMAKNVFKAMEKKENIEYIPMPEDLMGKYQNYTCAEMDKFQKAIQEKKLEYKPDFTFDSAIEDYVTNYLLKDERW